The following coding sequences are from one Desulfuromonas sp. TF window:
- a CDS encoding hemerythrin domain-containing protein — protein sequence MNLYQLLEVENTRIRKTLGKLLNTTADQDWERSDFIEEIRGRLLAQKEVEESFIYPLILNMESTREQARILYGEQKVILAMVEEMARASKEKPEFQDWIERLYTEILSYLEHQETALFEMARQAISPEQAEDLGLLAEEKLGKVRSKYLH from the coding sequence ATGAATCTCTACCAGTTGTTGGAAGTGGAAAATACCCGGATACGCAAAACACTCGGCAAGCTGCTGAACACCACGGCGGACCAGGACTGGGAGCGGTCGGATTTCATCGAGGAGATCCGGGGCCGCCTGTTGGCGCAGAAAGAAGTGGAGGAATCGTTCATTTATCCGCTCATTCTCAACATGGAAAGCACCCGGGAGCAGGCGCGAATTCTTTATGGGGAGCAGAAGGTAATCCTCGCCATGGTAGAAGAGATGGCCCGGGCTTCTAAAGAAAAGCCGGAATTTCAAGACTGGATCGAAAGACTGTACACCGAAATCCTCTCCTACCTGGAACACCAGGAGACCGCTCTCTTCGAGATGGCGCGCCAGGCGATTTCGCCCGAACAGGCAGAGGACCTGGGTCTGCTGGCGGAAGAGAAACTGGGCAAGGTGCGTTCGAAATACCTGCACTGA
- a CDS encoding DUF3096 domain-containing protein gives MVLTYQPVIALIAGILILIFPRLLNYIVAIYLILVGIFGLIG, from the coding sequence ATGGTCCTCACCTACCAACCGGTTATTGCCCTGATCGCCGGGATTCTCATTTTGATTTTTCCTCGGCTCCTGAATTATATCGTGGCCATTTACCTGATCCTGGTCGGCATCTTCGGTCTGATCGGATGA
- a CDS encoding phosphoenolpyruvate carboxylase → MGELEFFWKAPVQAERLKELLSSDPETKDLPLRRDVRSLGKLLGVVIKEQAGQKVFDDEERLRRLAIKHRELEDAQGEDGLENPAERELLKEMAQIVGQMSDLESHQIVKAFATFFELTNLAETNHRKRRSRAHRVGGIPDKPGSLHATLERMRGAGIDAEKALERLGLVEVVPVFTAHPTEVARRVVLFKRRRIAGELEKLDRLPLSDSEASESQEAVLAEISALWQSDEVRRRKPTVQDEIAMGLDHYTVSLLPPIADFYENLAADFRDVYGIDIDAADLPTVVRFGSWIGGDRDGNPFVTAESTRDALEKARELILSDYLDEVEALSRLLTPSTCQAGETDELRAALADCSAAFPEAAQEADALPECELYRRYLTIMRHRLRRALMEPHHPDAYPDAETFGDDLKLLSRNLRKQRGERLARRLVDPLRRKVDTFGFHLHALDIRQHAQVHARAVAELAAGAGHLVDPAGPLPAPPSGQTAELLDTLRAVSRLKTEYPSQAIRSYVISGATSVQDILSLVWLMELCGISAAGHREKGDPGLMPVPLFESIEDLRNAPEICRTLWASSEYAPYLDSWGHWQEVMLGYSDSNKDGGMLTSTWEIYKAHRALHRVAEECGVSLRLFHGRGGTVGRGGGPTHRAIVAQPAGAFSGAFKLTEQGEVINFKYSDPALARRNLELMVSASLEALTRTGLVEATAQAEWEEAMEEMSSAAYACYREKIADNPSILPFFEQATPVREFELAKIGSRPARRKESKGLEDLRAIPWGFGWIQSRLLVPAWFGVGTAFEKFASGSEEKRRLLQIMMRRFPMFFDMVRNVEMALAKVDLPLARQYASLVGDAGLRDRVFTLLVDELQRTRRMVLEITGQKRLLENNPDLAHSLRLRNPYVDPMSMIQIELLRRKSSGRETDELDYVLAASINGIAAGLRNTG, encoded by the coding sequence ATGGGCGAACTGGAGTTTTTCTGGAAGGCGCCGGTACAGGCCGAACGGCTGAAGGAGCTGCTCAGCTCCGATCCGGAGACAAAGGACCTGCCCTTGCGGCGAGATGTCCGCTCCCTGGGGAAGCTTCTCGGGGTGGTCATCAAGGAGCAGGCGGGACAGAAGGTGTTCGACGATGAAGAACGGCTGCGGCGTCTGGCGATAAAGCATCGCGAACTGGAAGACGCCCAGGGGGAGGACGGGCTTGAGAACCCCGCTGAGAGGGAGCTGCTGAAGGAGATGGCGCAAATCGTCGGGCAGATGAGCGATCTCGAAAGCCACCAGATCGTCAAGGCCTTCGCCACCTTTTTCGAACTCACCAATCTGGCCGAAACCAACCATCGAAAGCGGCGCAGCCGCGCCCATCGGGTCGGCGGCATCCCCGACAAGCCGGGTTCCCTGCATGCCACCCTGGAGCGCATGCGGGGGGCGGGCATCGATGCCGAAAAGGCCCTGGAGCGGCTGGGGCTGGTGGAGGTGGTTCCCGTGTTTACCGCGCATCCTACCGAGGTTGCCCGGCGAGTCGTTCTGTTCAAGCGCCGCCGCATTGCCGGCGAACTGGAGAAGCTCGATCGGCTCCCGCTGTCTGATTCCGAAGCGTCCGAAAGTCAGGAGGCGGTCCTGGCTGAAATCAGTGCTCTATGGCAGTCCGACGAAGTCCGCCGCCGCAAGCCGACGGTGCAGGACGAAATCGCCATGGGGCTCGATCACTACACGGTCTCCCTGCTCCCACCCATTGCCGACTTCTACGAGAACCTGGCGGCGGATTTTCGGGACGTTTACGGAATAGATATCGATGCCGCCGATCTGCCGACGGTGGTGCGCTTCGGCTCCTGGATTGGAGGCGACCGTGACGGGAACCCCTTCGTGACGGCCGAAAGCACCAGGGATGCCCTGGAGAAAGCCCGTGAGCTGATCCTTTCCGACTACCTGGATGAGGTGGAAGCCTTGAGCCGGCTCCTGACGCCCTCCACCTGCCAGGCGGGAGAGACCGACGAATTGCGTGCGGCTCTGGCGGACTGTTCCGCCGCATTCCCCGAAGCGGCGCAGGAGGCGGATGCCCTGCCCGAGTGCGAGCTGTACCGGCGTTATCTGACTATCATGCGTCACCGACTGCGCCGCGCCCTGATGGAGCCGCATCACCCGGACGCCTATCCCGATGCCGAAACCTTCGGAGACGACCTGAAGCTGCTGAGCCGGAATCTGCGCAAACAAAGGGGAGAACGCCTCGCCCGCCGCCTTGTCGACCCTCTGAGGCGCAAGGTGGATACCTTCGGTTTTCATCTCCATGCGCTCGATATCCGGCAGCATGCGCAGGTCCACGCCCGGGCGGTGGCCGAGTTGGCCGCCGGCGCCGGACATCTGGTCGACCCTGCAGGCCCTCTCCCTGCACCCCCCTCGGGCCAGACCGCTGAATTGCTTGACACCCTCCGGGCTGTGTCGCGGTTGAAGACGGAATACCCGTCTCAGGCGATCCGCAGCTACGTGATCAGCGGCGCCACCTCTGTACAGGATATCCTCTCCCTTGTCTGGCTGATGGAGCTTTGCGGTATTTCCGCTGCCGGACACAGGGAAAAAGGGGATCCGGGCCTGATGCCGGTGCCGCTGTTCGAGTCGATCGAGGATCTGCGCAACGCTCCGGAAATCTGCCGCACCCTTTGGGCCAGCTCCGAATATGCTCCCTATCTGGACTCCTGGGGGCACTGGCAGGAGGTGATGCTCGGCTATTCCGATTCCAACAAGGACGGCGGCATGCTGACCAGCACATGGGAGATCTACAAGGCCCACCGCGCCCTCCACCGGGTGGCGGAGGAATGCGGCGTCTCCCTGCGCCTGTTTCACGGGCGCGGCGGAACGGTCGGGCGTGGCGGAGGCCCGACCCATCGGGCGATCGTCGCTCAGCCAGCCGGGGCTTTTTCCGGCGCTTTCAAGCTTACCGAGCAGGGCGAAGTGATCAATTTCAAGTACTCGGATCCGGCCTTGGCCCGACGCAACCTCGAACTGATGGTTTCCGCTTCTCTGGAGGCTTTGACTCGCACAGGCCTCGTCGAAGCGACCGCCCAGGCGGAGTGGGAGGAGGCCATGGAGGAGATGTCTTCCGCAGCCTATGCCTGCTATCGGGAGAAGATTGCCGACAATCCTTCAATCCTTCCGTTTTTCGAACAGGCCACGCCGGTGCGTGAGTTCGAACTGGCCAAGATCGGCTCGCGCCCGGCGCGCCGCAAGGAGAGCAAAGGTCTGGAGGACCTGCGGGCCATCCCCTGGGGATTCGGTTGGATACAGAGCCGACTGCTCGTGCCGGCCTGGTTCGGGGTCGGAACGGCCTTCGAAAAATTCGCTTCCGGCAGCGAGGAGAAGAGGAGACTGCTGCAGATCATGATGCGACGTTTTCCGATGTTTTTCGACATGGTGCGGAACGTCGAGATGGCCCTGGCGAAAGTCGATCTGCCCCTGGCCCGCCAGTATGCTTCTCTGGTCGGCGACGCCGGTCTGCGCGATCGGGTCTTCACCCTCCTGGTGGACGAACTTCAGCGTACCCGGCGCATGGTTCTCGAAATCACCGGCCAGAAGCGCCTGCTCGAAAACAATCCCGATCTGGCCCATTCCCTCCGTCTCCGCAACCCCTACGTGGATCCCATGAGCATGATCCAGATCGAGCTGCTGAGACGCAAGTCGAGCGGCCGGGAAACCGATGAGCTCGACTATGTCCTGGCCGCTTCCATCAACGGCATAGCGGCCGGTCTGCGCAACACCGGCTGA
- a CDS encoding ribose-phosphate pyrophosphokinase — protein MKKVIFTGRANPALAQGIAGELGIRCGACSIEDFPDGEIHVELEEPLENADVYLIQPTSPPVAEHLLELLLLADACRRAGAGHLTAVIPYFGYARQDRRTGKMEPVGARLVADLLSLRFNRIVVVDLHNPAIEGFFAIPVEHLSVVPLLAEALRSGLDEEAILVAPDLGAVKLAQEYGDRLGLPVAYIHKIRHSGEDVSVRRVIGSVKGRRPIIVDDMISTGGTVVSAVRALLEEGCLAEITVAVGHALLVGEAEKSLAELPVRRFLTTDSVQRDFSSFPLETVSLKKVIAKGIDRLHRIPEENSCLR, from the coding sequence ATGAAAAAAGTCATTTTCACCGGTCGGGCCAATCCCGCCCTCGCACAGGGAATCGCTGGAGAGCTTGGAATACGCTGCGGCGCCTGCAGCATCGAGGATTTTCCGGACGGCGAAATCCATGTCGAACTTGAGGAGCCGCTGGAAAACGCCGACGTCTACCTGATCCAGCCGACCAGCCCGCCGGTGGCCGAACACCTTCTGGAACTTCTTCTTCTTGCGGATGCCTGCCGACGGGCCGGGGCCGGGCACCTGACTGCCGTCATCCCCTATTTCGGCTATGCCCGCCAGGATCGCCGGACCGGGAAGATGGAACCGGTCGGGGCACGGCTGGTAGCCGACCTGCTGAGCCTGAGGTTCAACCGGATCGTCGTCGTCGACCTGCACAATCCGGCGATCGAAGGCTTCTTCGCCATTCCTGTTGAACACCTTTCGGTCGTCCCGCTGCTGGCGGAAGCCCTGCGCAGCGGTCTCGATGAGGAGGCCATCCTGGTGGCTCCCGATCTGGGTGCGGTCAAACTGGCCCAAGAGTACGGCGATCGGCTGGGACTGCCGGTCGCTTACATTCATAAGATCCGCCACAGCGGCGAGGATGTCAGCGTTCGACGGGTCATCGGATCGGTGAAGGGGCGCAGGCCGATCATCGTCGACGACATGATCAGCACCGGAGGGACCGTGGTGTCGGCGGTCCGGGCACTTCTCGAAGAAGGGTGCCTGGCGGAGATCACTGTAGCTGTCGGTCATGCCCTGCTGGTCGGCGAGGCGGAGAAGAGCCTGGCCGAACTGCCCGTCCGCCGGTTTTTGACCACGGACAGCGTGCAGCGGGACTTCTCTTCCTTTCCTCTTGAAACCGTCAGCCTGAAAAAGGTCATCGCTAAGGGGATAGATCGCCTGCACCGGATTCCCGAGGAGAATTCATGTTTGCGATGA
- a CDS encoding isochorismatase family protein, translating to MMADPREIIRSGDGLLVVDVQNDFCPGGALPIEDGDKVIPVLNYWLAVARDRKIPIYVSRDWHPAGHISFEKEGGKWPPHCLQDTLGAEFHPKLTLVGDEVIITKGVRFDQDQNSVFDQTGLAHRLRHDGVGRLLVGGLAQDVCVLASVLDARKEGFDVSVISGATRPVSIEAGAEAMTQMKEAGAEILNE from the coding sequence ATAATGGCCGATCCGCGAGAGATCATCCGGTCGGGAGATGGATTGCTGGTGGTTGACGTCCAGAATGACTTTTGCCCTGGCGGCGCTCTGCCCATAGAAGATGGCGACAAGGTCATCCCGGTTCTGAACTACTGGCTCGCCGTCGCTCGCGACCGTAAGATTCCGATCTACGTTTCCCGCGACTGGCATCCGGCCGGGCACATCAGTTTCGAAAAAGAGGGGGGTAAATGGCCCCCCCATTGCCTGCAGGACACTCTGGGGGCGGAGTTTCATCCCAAACTCACCCTGGTCGGCGATGAGGTGATCATCACCAAGGGGGTGCGCTTCGATCAGGACCAGAATTCCGTCTTCGATCAGACCGGACTGGCGCATCGGCTCCGGCACGACGGGGTCGGAAGGCTGCTCGTCGGCGGGCTGGCCCAGGACGTCTGTGTCCTTGCCTCCGTCCTCGACGCCCGAAAGGAGGGGTTTGATGTATCCGTAATCAGTGGGGCCACCCGTCCGGTGAGTATCGAGGCGGGAGCGGAGGCGATGACGCAGATGAAAGAGGCCGGAGCGGAAATCCTGAACGAATGA
- a CDS encoding DUF72 domain-containing protein, with amino-acid sequence MRGDVRIGTSGWVYPHWKGDYYPEDLPQRDWFGHYVRDFDTVEINNTFYRLPKPETFDHWREVAPPNFLYTFKASRYITHIKRLKDPEASLEKFLERAALAGQTLGPVLFQLPPRFEADAERLENFLRALPRELTKVFEFRDESWHQESIRGLLSRYGAAFCIHDHGAVGKCPDWVTAGIVYLRFHGSSEASYSGSYSEEALRREAKRITAWREEGRSVFVYFNNDIGGHAVRNALSLKEMVGRR; translated from the coding sequence ATGCGAGGAGACGTTCGTATCGGCACCTCGGGTTGGGTTTATCCCCATTGGAAAGGAGATTACTATCCTGAAGACCTTCCGCAGCGCGATTGGTTCGGACACTATGTCCGGGATTTCGACACGGTAGAGATCAACAACACCTTCTATCGCCTCCCCAAACCGGAAACCTTCGATCACTGGCGGGAGGTGGCTCCGCCGAACTTCCTCTACACCTTCAAAGCCAGCCGGTATATCACCCATATCAAGCGGCTCAAGGACCCGGAGGCCTCACTGGAGAAATTTCTCGAGCGGGCTGCATTGGCCGGCCAGACCCTTGGTCCGGTTCTCTTTCAGCTTCCCCCCCGGTTTGAAGCGGATGCGGAGCGCCTGGAAAATTTCCTGCGGGCCCTGCCGCGAGAGCTCACCAAGGTCTTCGAATTCCGCGATGAGAGCTGGCATCAGGAATCCATCCGCGGGTTGCTGTCACGATACGGCGCCGCCTTCTGCATTCACGACCACGGAGCTGTCGGCAAATGTCCCGACTGGGTGACCGCCGGCATCGTCTACCTGCGCTTTCACGGCTCTTCCGAAGCCTCGTACTCGGGCAGTTATTCGGAAGAAGCACTGAGACGGGAGGCGAAGCGGATTACCGCCTGGCGTGAGGAGGGGCGGAGCGTCTTCGTCTATTTCAACAACGACATCGGCGGCCACGCCGTTCGCAACGCCCTGAGCCTGAAGGAGATGGTGGGTCGGCGTTGA
- a CDS encoding TrkA family potassium uptake protein encodes MKTIASELAYFLRGRAKHNLKYLVYYCAFLIAMILIYAVLFRFLMWHLEGREFSLIAGIYWAITVMTTLGFGDITFHTDPGYIFAAVVTLTGVIFLLIILPFGLISLFLAPWIEHRLRYRPTLELPPETSGHVLIFGIDAVARTLIRKLQNRQIPFVVVTPDSDNALRLEEEDGIRVVCGSPTDPQVLESVRIAAARYVVANLTDPENVNICLTVRSLCDTPIAATVSEASHGELLRLAGANHAIPLHKILGSYLATRATTRGAMAHVLDSFGRLQIAEIPVHGTPFSGLTLSEAQVRQRTGLAIIGLWERGCFTIPTAESRLDDEALMVLAGTREQLDELEKLTGEQADEDLVFILGHGRIGCAAATFLDRKPVPFFLVDREENSACDEHVTIYGDATGRHVLKKAGIDSAKGLIVTTNDDSTNIFLTLVSRHTQPHIRIVARANTDENVTQLYAAGADFVVSQASVGASILLNIIESKTSAFLTEGINVFRRSLPPGLVGQTIGDSRIRPKTGCSIVALESSGKEDPMVVPSPETVLEEGMSLILIGSPEQEEEFSRIYSKNG; translated from the coding sequence ATGAAGACCATCGCCTCGGAACTCGCCTACTTCCTTCGCGGGCGCGCCAAGCATAACCTCAAGTACCTGGTTTATTACTGCGCTTTCCTGATCGCCATGATTCTCATCTATGCCGTCCTGTTCCGCTTTCTCATGTGGCATCTGGAAGGGCGCGAGTTTTCGTTGATCGCCGGCATCTACTGGGCCATCACGGTCATGACCACCCTGGGCTTCGGCGACATCACCTTCCACACCGACCCTGGGTACATCTTCGCCGCGGTGGTGACGCTCACGGGGGTGATCTTCCTTCTCATCATCCTCCCCTTCGGACTGATCAGCCTGTTTCTGGCACCCTGGATCGAACATCGACTGCGTTATCGACCAACCCTTGAACTTCCGCCTGAAACTTCCGGGCACGTCCTGATCTTCGGCATCGACGCCGTCGCCCGCACCCTGATCCGAAAACTGCAGAACCGACAGATCCCCTTCGTGGTCGTCACCCCGGATTCCGACAATGCTCTGCGCCTGGAGGAGGAAGACGGAATCCGGGTTGTGTGCGGTTCACCGACCGATCCCCAGGTCCTGGAATCGGTCCGGATCGCCGCGGCTCGTTATGTGGTCGCCAATCTCACCGACCCCGAGAATGTCAACATCTGCCTCACGGTGCGCTCCCTGTGCGACACACCGATCGCAGCAACGGTCTCCGAAGCTTCCCATGGGGAACTTCTGCGGCTGGCCGGCGCCAACCATGCCATTCCCCTGCACAAGATACTCGGCAGCTACCTGGCGACGCGTGCGACCACCAGGGGCGCCATGGCCCATGTGCTCGACAGCTTCGGACGATTGCAGATCGCCGAGATCCCGGTGCATGGTACTCCTTTTTCCGGCCTGACCCTTTCCGAGGCTCAGGTACGCCAGCGCACCGGTCTCGCTATTATCGGTCTGTGGGAACGAGGCTGCTTCACCATCCCCACCGCCGAATCCAGGCTCGACGACGAGGCACTGATGGTGCTGGCGGGGACTCGTGAACAGCTCGACGAGCTAGAGAAACTGACGGGTGAACAGGCGGATGAAGATCTGGTCTTCATTCTCGGCCATGGCCGCATCGGCTGCGCAGCCGCGACGTTCCTCGACCGCAAACCGGTTCCCTTCTTTCTTGTCGACCGCGAGGAGAACTCGGCCTGTGACGAGCATGTGACGATCTACGGGGACGCTACCGGTCGCCACGTCCTCAAGAAAGCGGGCATCGACAGCGCCAAGGGACTGATCGTCACCACCAACGACGACAGTACCAACATTTTTCTCACCCTGGTCAGCCGACACACTCAGCCCCACATCCGCATCGTCGCCCGGGCCAATACCGACGAGAACGTTACCCAGCTCTACGCCGCCGGCGCTGATTTTGTCGTCTCCCAGGCTTCGGTGGGAGCCAGCATTCTTCTGAACATCATCGAGTCGAAGACCTCGGCCTTTCTCACCGAGGGGATCAACGTATTCCGACGGTCCCTGCCACCCGGCCTGGTCGGCCAGACCATCGGTGATTCTCGGATCCGCCCGAAAACGGGATGTTCCATCGTCGCGCTCGAATCGTCAGGGAAGGAAGATCCGATGGTCGTACCGTCGCCTGAGACGGTTCTCGAGGAGGGGATGAGCCTGATTCTTATCGGAAGTCCCGAACAGGAAGAGGAATTCAGCAGGATTTATTCCAAAAACGGTTAG
- a CDS encoding IscS subfamily cysteine desulfurase yields MKQATVEERDGLCGICPAGCWVRARLRDGRLEAVEPLPDHPLGVMCRIGLASPQIVHDPDRLKFPLRRRGPKGTWEFERISWDEAYDLLTDKLLSIKKESGPEAAAIYTGRGSFDMAMCDLFQPAGVAVSSASSVLFPFGSPNTLGVGALCYVSFAMIAPHVTMGELYVTMDTDIEQAELIVIWGANPATDSPPLAHEQILRARRRGAEVIAIDPRRNGTAREAKAEWIGVRPGSDGALALGMIQVLLEEELYDDDFVDHWTVGFAELKNLVQHYRPEIVEGITGVPAETVRRTARRIASARGACPIMYTGLEYSDSGVQAIRAVFTLWALAGQLDVPGGLLFRMKENTFPQNRRRLIANPDMRKALGRDRFPVYSHYRGESHAIALPDSVLEGEPYRIRALINLGGSIITSWPNPDLWRRTFEALDFSVCINRYHTADSAYADLVLPATTQYETTSFMRYGPLFKIRERLVEPIGEARNDFLILAELARRLGYGHLFPQSEEEILETALEGTGFTTAEVRRAGGSVRVPTAMMQYKKWEKGLLRSDGKAGFDTPSGKFEIASSILAEHGYDPLPVYTEPKEGPLSQPDLARRYPLVFNSGTRTPYDFRSQHHGVRGLSEKHPEPDVIMHPDDAAPRGILDGDPVWVETPRGRVRLRARLSDYIVSGAVDAAMGGGGPLGPEAWREANVNALTDLENYDPISGFPVYKTLLCQVSRAEGSGLAATIDHEAESDTQQERELAAEGRPSRRVYLDHNATTPLDAEVLEAMLPFLREDWGNPSSIHTLGNRSRTPVEGARRRVAQMLNCTARRIVFTGSGSEADNLAIRGLLPYREGRHLITSAIEHPAILRTCLSLEQDGYEVTVLPVDGDGIVRPESLAEALRPDTALVSIMLANNETGAIQPVAELAAIARSRGVTFHTDAVQALGKIPVDVEELGVDLLSLSAHKIHGPKGVGALYVRRDMELKPLITGGGQERGLRSGTENVAGIVGFGKACELAQRRLNEDEMLRVSKLRDRLEAGIRKLLPGARRNGPGEGRLPNTLNMTLPEIRGESLVLFLDRRGVFFSSGSACKSGNPEPSPALLAMGLTAEQAHCAVRFSLGTGNIAEDIDYVLRSLEETLRETRSTIRFVACR; encoded by the coding sequence ATGAAGCAGGCCACGGTGGAGGAACGCGATGGTCTCTGCGGCATCTGTCCGGCGGGATGCTGGGTGCGCGCCCGCCTTCGCGACGGGAGGCTGGAAGCGGTGGAGCCGTTGCCGGACCATCCTCTCGGCGTCATGTGCCGGATCGGCCTGGCATCGCCGCAGATCGTCCATGATCCCGACCGGTTGAAATTTCCCCTGCGCCGCCGCGGGCCCAAGGGGACCTGGGAGTTCGAACGCATCTCCTGGGATGAGGCCTACGACCTCCTTACGGATAAACTGCTGTCGATCAAGAAAGAGTCCGGCCCGGAAGCGGCGGCCATCTACACCGGCCGCGGCAGCTTCGATATGGCCATGTGCGACCTCTTCCAGCCGGCGGGCGTCGCCGTCTCCTCCGCCTCCAGCGTCCTCTTCCCCTTCGGATCGCCGAACACCCTCGGAGTTGGCGCCCTCTGCTACGTCTCTTTCGCCATGATCGCTCCGCACGTCACCATGGGAGAGCTGTACGTCACCATGGATACCGATATCGAGCAGGCCGAACTGATCGTGATCTGGGGCGCCAACCCGGCAACCGACTCTCCCCCTCTGGCGCACGAGCAGATCCTGAGAGCCCGGCGGCGGGGCGCCGAGGTTATTGCCATCGACCCCCGAAGAAATGGCACGGCTCGAGAAGCGAAGGCCGAATGGATCGGCGTTCGACCCGGCTCCGACGGCGCCCTCGCCCTTGGGATGATCCAGGTCCTCCTCGAAGAGGAGCTTTACGATGACGATTTCGTCGATCACTGGACCGTCGGCTTTGCCGAACTGAAGAATCTGGTTCAGCATTACCGCCCGGAGATCGTCGAAGGGATCACCGGCGTACCCGCCGAGACGGTGCGCCGAACGGCCCGCAGGATCGCCTCGGCCCGGGGCGCCTGCCCGATCATGTACACCGGACTCGAATATTCGGACAGCGGAGTGCAGGCGATTCGCGCCGTTTTCACCCTCTGGGCCCTGGCCGGTCAGCTCGATGTCCCCGGCGGCCTCCTTTTCCGGATGAAGGAAAACACCTTCCCACAGAACCGCCGGCGCCTGATCGCCAACCCGGACATGCGCAAGGCCCTCGGCCGGGACCGCTTTCCCGTCTACAGCCATTATCGCGGCGAATCCCATGCCATCGCCCTCCCCGATTCGGTTCTCGAAGGGGAGCCTTACAGAATCCGGGCGCTGATCAACCTCGGGGGCTCGATCATCACTTCGTGGCCGAATCCCGATCTTTGGCGAAGGACTTTCGAGGCCCTCGACTTCTCCGTCTGCATCAACCGCTACCATACCGCCGATTCAGCCTATGCCGACCTGGTCCTGCCCGCCACCACTCAGTATGAAACGACTTCCTTCATGCGCTATGGCCCCCTGTTCAAGATCCGAGAAAGACTCGTCGAGCCGATCGGGGAGGCGCGCAACGACTTTCTCATCCTCGCCGAACTCGCCCGTCGTCTCGGCTACGGACACCTCTTCCCCCAGAGCGAGGAGGAAATTCTCGAAACGGCCCTTGAAGGAACCGGCTTCACGACCGCCGAAGTGCGCCGCGCCGGCGGCTCGGTCCGGGTGCCGACGGCAATGATGCAGTACAAGAAATGGGAGAAGGGACTGCTGCGCTCCGACGGCAAAGCCGGGTTCGACACCCCTTCCGGGAAATTTGAAATCGCCTCGTCGATCCTCGCCGAGCACGGCTACGATCCCCTGCCGGTCTATACCGAACCAAAAGAAGGCCCCCTCTCGCAGCCGGATCTGGCCAGGCGCTATCCCCTCGTCTTCAACTCAGGCACCCGCACCCCCTATGACTTCCGCAGCCAGCATCACGGCGTCCGGGGACTCTCCGAAAAACACCCGGAACCCGACGTGATCATGCATCCGGACGACGCCGCACCGCGGGGAATCCTCGATGGCGATCCGGTGTGGGTCGAGACGCCGCGCGGCCGCGTCCGCCTGAGGGCCAGGCTCAGTGACTATATCGTTAGCGGTGCCGTCGACGCGGCCATGGGAGGAGGCGGCCCCCTCGGTCCAGAGGCGTGGCGGGAAGCCAATGTCAATGCGCTGACCGACCTGGAGAATTACGATCCCATCTCAGGTTTTCCCGTCTACAAGACCCTCCTCTGCCAGGTCAGCCGGGCGGAAGGAAGCGGATTAGCAGCCACGATAGACCACGAAGCGGAATCCGACACCCAGCAGGAAAGAGAGCTTGCCGCCGAGGGGCGGCCGAGCAGACGGGTGTATCTCGACCATAACGCCACCACCCCTCTCGATGCCGAGGTTCTGGAAGCCATGCTCCCCTTCCTCCGGGAGGACTGGGGCAATCCTTCCAGCATTCACACCCTCGGCAACCGCAGCCGCACTCCTGTGGAAGGGGCCCGTCGCAGGGTGGCGCAGATGCTCAACTGCACCGCCCGGCGCATCGTCTTCACCGGCAGCGGATCCGAGGCGGACAACCTCGCCATCCGCGGGCTTCTCCCATACCGCGAAGGCCGTCACCTGATCACCTCGGCGATCGAGCATCCGGCAATCCTCCGGACCTGCCTCTCCCTGGAGCAGGATGGCTATGAGGTCACTGTTCTGCCCGTCGACGGCGACGGCATTGTCCGACCAGAGTCTTTGGCCGAAGCTCTGCGGCCCGATACGGCACTGGTGAGCATCATGCTGGCCAACAACGAAACGGGCGCGATCCAGCCGGTGGCCGAACTCGCCGCCATCGCCCGGAGCAGGGGCGTCACCTTTCACACCGATGCGGTGCAGGCCCTGGGGAAGATTCCCGTCGACGTGGAAGAACTCGGCGTGGACCTCCTCTCTTTGTCGGCGCACAAGATCCACGGTCCCAAGGGGGTGGGCGCTCTTTACGTCAGGCGCGACATGGAGCTGAAACCCCTCATCACCGGCGGCGGTCAGGAGCGGGGTCTGCGCTCCGGCACGGAAAATGTCGCCGGAATCGTCGGATTCGGCAAAGCCTGCGAACTGGCCCAGCGGCGGCTGAACGAAGACGAAATGCTGCGGGTTTCGAAGCTGCGCGACCGGCTGGAGGCCGGCATCCGCAAGCTTCTGCCGGGAGCCCGGCGCAACGGGCCGGGCGAAGGGCGTCTGCCGAATACGCTGAACATGACCCTGCCGGAAATACGGGGCGAGTCTCTCGTTCTGTTCCTCGACCGGCGCGGCGTCTTTTTCTCGTCAGGTTCGGCGTGCAAGTCGGGAAACCCCGAACCCTCCCCTGCCCTGCTGGCCATGGGGCTGACTGCCGAGCAGGCTCACTGCGCGGTACGCTTCTCGTTGGGAACAGGCAACATCGCCGAGGACATAGACTATGTCCTTCGCTCCCTGGAAGAGACCCTGCGCGAAACCCGCAGCACGATCCGGTTTGTCGCCTGCAGATGA